The region TTTTATTTTAGAAATACATTTTTTGAAAATGCAATTTTTCAATTACGAACCAATCAAACCCTAAAGTATCCAACATTACATGAAGTGAAACCTTATAATTAGTTAACGACACTACATAATTCTTGTTAAAGTCAAAAGTATGAGACCCGATATTGAATTCCACCAAAACGCTACCAATAACCGTGTGCCTCCTAACATttctctactactactactcataCTCTACTTAGTAGTAGTAAGAGGACCAAATGAGCTGGAGTGGAGATTCCCTCCGTGGGATTTGAGCTGTAATTGAAAGCACCTCTCTCTCTTTCCcattctcttccttcttttttttttcttttcaatttttactatatttttttttaaaaataatttaaaaaagaaaagggGTGAAGGAGGCCTATAAATACACATTTGCTTGTTCATTTGTATTCATCAAAAGATTCACTTCTTACAATTTTTTAtattctcactctctctctctctctctctctctctctctctctctctctctctctctctctctgattatTACAAACAACAATGGAACTCGTCACAGCCACCTCTCTCCTCTGTTTTCTGGCAATCTTCATCGTCTTCATCTCTCTCATCAAATCCTTCTCATCCAAACGCAACACTCTCCCTCTTCCACCAGGGACTCTTGGGTTGCCCTACGTAGGAGAGACCTTCCAGCTCTACTCCCAAGACCCAAATGTCTTCTTCACCTCAAAGCAAAGAAAGTTCGTAcctttcttctcttctcttctgtGCTCTGTTCTTCACACCACTATTCTTTAatctttgttgattttgtagTATTAACTTGTTGTGTATGTACATGATGGTGATGATGACAGGTATGGCTCCATCTTCAAAACCCACATCTTGGGTTGTCCCTGCGTCATGATTTCGAGCCCAGAAGCAGCCAAATTCGTGCTGACCAGGGCCGAACTGTTCAAGCCCACATTCCCAGCTAGCAAGGAGAAGATGTTGGGGAAACAAGCCATCTTTTTCAACCAAGGTGATTACCACAGCAAGTTGAGAAAGATTGTCCTCCGCGCTTTCACCCCGGACGCCATCAAGTACATCGTCTCCGACATCGAGACCATAGCCAAGGACTCTCTCCAGTCGTGGGAGGGTCGCTTGATCAACACCTATCAAGAAATGAAGACAGTCAGTACTCTCAAACTCACCCAACTCCAAATCCTCTGCTTCTTGATGAACATAGTGACTCACAATTagtgctctgtttttgttttcaGTTCACTTTCAACGTTGCTCTGCTCTCCATATTTGGAAAAGACGAAATCTTGTACAGAGAGGATCTGAAACGGTGCTATTACATCCTCGAAAAGGGTTACAATTCAATGCCCATAAACCTCCCCGGAACACTCTACCATAAATCCATGAAAGCAAGAAAAGAGCTTGCTCAGATCTTGGCTCAAATCCTCTCCACCAGAAGACAGACCAAGGAGGACCACAACGACCTTCTGGGTTCTTTCATGGGCGAGAAAGAAGGGCTTACAGACGAACAGATCGCCGATAACATCATCGGAGTGATCTTCGCAGCTAGGGATACTACTGCCAGTGTATTGACTTGGATTCTCAAGTACCTTGGAGAAAACCCTTCAGTTCTTGAAGCTGTCACTGTAAGAATATAAACTGTTTGTGTTAAGTCCTTTATGACTTGTATCGTTTCTATGTTATAATTATTAAAGCTTTGGTTTCGTTTTGGACAATACaggaagagcaacgatccatatTGAAGGGGAAAGATGGTGAGAATAAGGAGTGTAGTCTTAGTTGGGCAGACACAAGGAAGATGCCGGTCACTGCTAGAGTCATTCAAGAGACACTTCGAGTTGCTTCCATTTTATCTTTTACTTTCAGAGAGGCTGTGGAGGACGTTCAATATGAAGGtcagttttttctttttttggctTTTTCTTTACTCGAAATTAATTGGTAGAAAAAGTCATGCAGTGTGTGTTGCTAGCTAGCTGTAATAGATAGTTATAGTAGAGTACTAAACGATAAACATTTTACTCGTTTTTATCAAAACAGGATATCTTATACCAAAAGGGTGGAAAGTGTTGCCCCTTTTCAGAAACATTCATCACAGCCCTGACTTCTTCCCTGAGCCTGAGAAATTTGACCCTGCTAGGTTTAAGGTGAGCAAcaaactattactattactactcattcttgttcttcttcttcttttttactaTGACTGTTACTATGATTGATTATAGTATCATCTCCATTGTCTGATACACAACATGTGTGTAATCATCTCGTTTCAATGACTTAGGTTGCACCAAAACCCAATACATACATGCCATTTGGAAATGGGGTCCACTCATGCCCAGGGAATGAGCTAGCCAAGCTGGAAATGCTGGTTCTTCTCCACCATCTAACTACAAAGTACAGGTTGGTAAAAAAAATacccttcttttcttttttattgtttCGTTGTTAGAATAATATGGGGGAAAACAAAATGCTAAAAATAGTAAATTGGATAAAACTTTGTGAAAAGGGGTTCTGACTCTGACTCTGTGATACTGTGAGACTGTGAGACTGTGAGACTGACGTGTGTGGTGTTACTATTGATGTGCAGGTGGTGTGTTGAGGGTGATCAGAATGGTATTCAGTACGGCCCTTTTGCTCTTCCCCAAAATGGGTTACCCATCAGATTGCATACCCTTTCTTGAGGTCACCAAATCTCAATTATTATTTCCATAAATAGAAACCAACTCATCAATTCTCAGACCCTCAATCAAAACCCATTTGGTTTCCACTTTCTTTGACATCATCACTGTCACTCCATTCCATTCCATTTTACTATTACCATCATCTAAGTTTATCcattactattttttttcttcttctttcttttcattCCAATTCCAATCGAGAAAGACAAGGAGAAAGTCTCCACCTTTTCTCTTTTGGCCAAGAGATCATACCCTTCTTCCTTTagacctactactactactactactactactactactactattattctatattctttttttttttttttttgggtgttTTTAGATCGATAGATATAAGATAGTTAGATATAGAAAATCCAAAGTCCAAAGCCCAAAAGCCATTGAGCCATACCAAGACAAGTGTacagaagagaagagaagagaagagtcTTTCCTTTAAAGCAAAACAACAATTGAACTGTGGTCATTTTTGTTTTCGATTCTAAGAGGAAAACCAACACAACTTCAGGCGGTGTGACATCCTTCATTCCAATCAAAATCAAGTcaaatgtattattattattattattatttatttaactagCTTGGCtaggtttttattttatatttacacCCTCCCAACTAATATTTTCTATTTTATAATTATAGTTATAGATATATATAACTTCTtcttaatcataaaatgtaaagCCGCAAGGCGTGCATTGCAGAATGAAATTTTGATGATGAATAACAAATTTTATTCTCTCATTTTCTCAtctttctttaattattttattatctcTTGTTTGTTACTATATAGTACACTTCATCAGCAAATGACTCAAAGATATTAAAAATTATAACAATAAAAGAAAGTGTTATTCACaatcatacatatataattatataaataaaaagaaaataaaatgcaTAATGTTTACGGCACTCCAAATCCAACCATCAAAGtccagctgctgctgctgctaaaaattttaaagagaaaaaaataatggTTCTCTTCTCTGTTTTAAAAATCCAAATTAATAAAGGTGTTAACCATTTGACTTTTGGGggtgtatttatttatttttatttatatatatagacacaTAATAAATGAGATATATTATATTATGTTTCACAAGATTGAGACAAGCTGTTAAGCTCTGTGTTTTGTCATCTTCATTCATATCAAATATCAAATCATAATTCTTTTGAAAAATTACTTAATAACTTTGTCTTTGACCAAATAATGTTATTGCATTGAATTAAAAGTCTCAATTCAAAACCAAACTTGTTTAGTTTTTGGTCAAAAACTTGGAGCTTCTGGTTCACAGAAATATCCTTGTTAGAAttgaaactatatatatatatatatataggtatagCTGATCAGTTTGGGCCATTTTTCAAACCAACTTAATGTTTGATTTGTTCCATTCATGCATATTCATACATTATCAAAATTCAGCAACTTTGTTATGAAGGTCAACTCtaatatcatcatatatatatatataatctcgAACTTAGTACAACCCATTAATTGTCAATTTTCAATATTATTAATTGTATGTACAACTGGCATAACTTAATGTAGCTgatatatataattttcatatccaaaaaaattaataaaagtcaGAGAGAAAGAGGTTGATGATGCAAAATAGGTACGCGTTGCAATGTTAATTTGATGAGTTGGCTAATTTTGAGTCGTGATAACATTAATATATATtgacaaatttaaattttatctGAAAGCAGCTTCTTCCTCTGACCTCTCTAACTCCATAACATTTATTTGAACAACTGACTCATCATATCATTATTTCACCCCAAAATCAGatgaggatatatatatatatatatatatatttatatatacgtgTCTCTACATAATGCGATGTGTGTATTTGTCAAACATCTTAATTCTTCCCAACAAGAATAACAATAGACAAtgacgtgtatatatatatatttagtggTTGTTTTATTGTTAGGGCGAAACTTCAAAACCtacccttacaagctaaacaaatTTTCAACTATAATAGTTAGTCGAAATTTTAGATGGAATATTTTGGAAAGAGGAATGTAAAGtgtaaaatgactttaaaaaatagatCATATATATT is a window of Humulus lupulus chromosome 4, drHumLupu1.1, whole genome shotgun sequence DNA encoding:
- the LOC133831777 gene encoding abscisic acid 8'-hydroxylase CYP707A2-like, translating into MELVTATSLLCFLAIFIVFISLIKSFSSKRNTLPLPPGTLGLPYVGETFQLYSQDPNVFFTSKQRKYGSIFKTHILGCPCVMISSPEAAKFVLTRAELFKPTFPASKEKMLGKQAIFFNQGDYHSKLRKIVLRAFTPDAIKYIVSDIETIAKDSLQSWEGRLINTYQEMKTFTFNVALLSIFGKDEILYREDLKRCYYILEKGYNSMPINLPGTLYHKSMKARKELAQILAQILSTRRQTKEDHNDLLGSFMGEKEGLTDEQIADNIIGVIFAARDTTASVLTWILKYLGENPSVLEAVTEEQRSILKGKDGENKECSLSWADTRKMPVTARVIQETLRVASILSFTFREAVEDVQYEGYLIPKGWKVLPLFRNIHHSPDFFPEPEKFDPARFKVAPKPNTYMPFGNGVHSCPGNELAKLEMLVLLHHLTTKYRWCVEGDQNGIQYGPFALPQNGLPIRLHTLS